The Pecten maximus unplaced genomic scaffold, xPecMax1.1, whole genome shotgun sequence genome contains a region encoding:
- the LOC117320841 gene encoding piggyBac transposable element-derived protein 4-like, translating into MVAYTGRLGFKQYIPLKPTKRGIKIWMRADPNNGQVYTGRENNVVEKGLGERIVPDLTRDIWGNYHHVYCDNYFTSVPLFSELLENKTYACGTIRSNRQGIPPAIAKAKLKKQGDLVQQQKGKMVCTAWHDKRTVCLLTTNSNPTENTTVQRKKKDGSVQEVPCPSAIKMYTQNMNGVDRADQLRSTYNIGRKASKWWKYLFWFLVDISICSSFILMKESPNHQVTTRTGRRKERTQLEFRQNLAIQLLGAYWGKRKRELVEDKHTRGLLHWPADMQAMF; encoded by the coding sequence ATGGTGGCCTACACAGGAAGATTGGGATTCAAACAATATATCCCTCTCAAACCGACCAAACGTGGGATCAAAATTTGGATGAGGGCTGATCCAAATAACGGTCAAGTCTATACTGGACGTGAAAACAATGTGGTTGAGAAAGGACTTGGGGAGAGAATCGTGCCTGATTTGACAAGGGACATTTGGGGAAATTATCACCATGTTTATTGtgataattattttacatcGGTACCGTTGTTCTCCGAGCTGCtggaaaacaaaacatatgCCTGCGGAACAATTCGTTCTAACAGACAGGGAATTCCACCTGCTATAGCaaaagcaaaattaaaaaagCAAGGGGATCTTGTACAGCAACAGAAGGGAAAAATGGTCTGTACAGCATGGCATGACAAAAGGACTGTCTGTCTCCTCACAACAAATTCCAACCCGACAGAGAATACCACAGTCCAAAGGAAAAAAAAGGACGGAAGTGTACAAGAAGTTCCCTGCCCTAGTGCCATCaaaatgtacacacaaaacatgAATGGAGTAGACAGGGCTGATCAGCTGAGATCCACCTACAATATTGGTAGGAAAGCATCTAAATGGTGGAAGTATCTCTTTTGGTTTTTGGTTGATATTTCCATCTGTTCTAGCTTCATTCTGATGAAGGAGTCGCCAAATCACCAAGTGACAACGCGAACTGGACGCAGAAAAGAGCGCACACAACTTGAGTTCCGTCAGAATTTAGCAATTCAACTTCTAGGAGCGTACTGGGGAAAGAGGAAAAGGGAATTGGTGGAAGACAAACACACCAGAGGACTTCTACATTGGCCCGCTGACATGCAAGCAATGTTCTAA